In Microbulbifer sp. THAF38, the sequence TTCAAAATCATCGGCATAAACTGTTAGACTAAAAGGGTTCTTCAGGTCATCTATTCTAATTCTCCTTGAAAAGGTAGCAGTTCGTCTCAGAGGAAGACCTGAAAGATGAGATAAAATATCTTCCACCTCTTTAATATAAACACCTGCATCGGGCACGGTTGTTACCCAAGCAGGAGAACCACAAAAATTCCACGAAGGATCTATTAACAGATCACAAAATTTTACCGGACGATATCGATACCGTTTAGATACAAACTTCCAATCTTCAAGTTCTTCCGCCTTCAGTTTGGCAGCCGTAAGAACATCTGCTTTAAATGTCATATCACCTCTAAAAAAAGCAAAACTGCCTCAAAATGACAGGCAGCAAATCCAATTTTTATTGCACTGATACATTAACTCTACAACTCCACCCGATCCCCATGGCTAGGCGGTGTTTAGGTAACGGTAAAAATCAAGTCTACATCAGCCTTATTGAACAGCTGATGAGGAATCCCAGCGGCTATATGCAAACCCTGGCCGGGAGAGAGGGTATACTCTTCGCCATCACATTCAATCGTGGCCGTGCCCTGTAGTACAAAGAAAAACTGTTCAGATTGCCGGTGCAGGTGTCGAACTTCTGAGCAACCAGGAGGTACTCTCTCCTGAATCACACTGAGAGAATCGGTTCGTACCAGGTGCCAGCCATCGCAGCCCTCTCCCCAGGAGTAGTGTTCAGCATTTTCTTTTGAGACGACAGTCATCACTCCTCCCCCCGCAATCTCCGTAGATACTCCTCACGGGACTTACGCATATTGATGACATGACTTGAGCTGAGGCGGTCGTGCATCAGGTTTCCACCTAAGAAACAGTTAATCAACCAACCGATCTTGCCCAGCGGTAGGGTGAGAGTGAAGCTCAATATGCGCCAAAGACCGCGGCCATAGCCAATACGTTCAAATTTCTTGTTGGTAACTTTGTAACCCATTAGGTATTTACCAGGGGTGGCCTGAAAACGGGAGCTCTCTGCGATCCATGCCATTAATAAATAGGCCAGGCAACAGATTCCCAGAGTAATGGTTGTCGCCGCAGTTTCAGAGATGTCATATACCTTCATTATCACGATGGAGGTAATAAAGCCGACTGCGACATAAATCAGCAGCAAATCCAGTAGGACCGCTACTCCTCGGGCCAGCAGGTGGCCAAAGTAGTATTGATCATAGGTTTCTTCCGGCTGGGTGATTTTCTGCCTGATCAGCTTGCGCCCACCTCGGAGCCCTTGGGCGGGGTCTACAGTTACTTCTTCACTTTGCAGCGAATTAAATATGCAATCACAAAGGGACTCATCCAAGGCGCCGTATAAATAGGAGGCATTACCATTCCAGTCGAACAAGCAATTGCAGTACTGAAGAATATTGTTAGAAATCTGAGCTTGTTTTTTACCTTTAGAGGTAGATTCACTAGCCTGCAAATTTATTCTGGCAAAACGTTCGAAGATTGAGAGACCCAGATTCCAATTATATTCCTCATCGAGCATATAGGGTGTATCGGTGAGAAAACGCCAATTCTCTTTTACATTGAAATTACTGGGTTCTTGCAGCAGCCTATCCACTTGCTCCAACACCCGATGGTACTCGGCAATTTT encodes:
- a CDS encoding RDD family protein, with protein sequence MSPWEILELAPCDDARAIKRAYAKKLKQTRPDEKPEEFQQLHSAYKWALKAAEELKEEKKESEEPQNNEVLAEVASAERAALSLETVQLQGQAEPQVQQNSEPNHQDHSPVSSEAIEQAQSKVSLDLNQAQDQETGGERQQGTFTEIHAEEQHPEVKNAQEDNVQENPIEENDTEQDPQRTLKIAEYHRVLEQVDRLLQEPSNFNVKENWRFLTDTPYMLDEEYNWNLGLSIFERFARINLQASESTSKGKKQAQISNNILQYCNCLFDWNGNASYLYGALDESLCDCIFNSLQSEEVTVDPAQGLRGGRKLIRQKITQPEETYDQYYFGHLLARGVAVLLDLLLIYVAVGFITSIVIMKVYDISETAATTITLGICCLAYLLMAWIAESSRFQATPGKYLMGYKVTNKKFERIGYGRGLWRILSFTLTLPLGKIGWLINCFLGGNLMHDRLSSSHVINMRKSREEYLRRLRGEE
- a CDS encoding cupin domain-containing protein, which produces MTVVSKENAEHYSWGEGCDGWHLVRTDSLSVIQERVPPGCSEVRHLHRQSEQFFFVLQGTATIECDGEEYTLSPGQGLHIAAGIPHQLFNKADVDLIFTVT